Proteins encoded in a region of the Phaenicophaeus curvirostris isolate KB17595 chromosome 1, BPBGC_Pcur_1.0, whole genome shotgun sequence genome:
- the ALG10 gene encoding dol-P-Glc:Glc(2)Man(9)GlcNAc(2)-PP-Dol alpha-1,2-glucosyltransferase, whose protein sequence is MERAESYGFWAAMSGAFLLSCLLFAGVSRSQRGPYMDEAFHVPQAQAYCRGRFLQWDPMITTLPGLYLASVGVVKPAAWLFGWTGSVVCSTGMLRFINLLFSAGNFYLLYLLLFKIHQKNKALSGFQRILSALTLTMFPTLYFFTFLYYTDPGAVFFTLFAYLMCLYGNHKTSALLGFCGFMFRQTNIVWTVFCAGNVVAEKLNEAWKTKLQKKKDEKISARKGPFSDFIRILQFLIEYLISPKNLVTLSALTWPYIILVAVFFGFVFINGGIVVGDRSSHEACLHFPQLFYFLSFTVFFSFPHLLTATKIRKFLLSLRKHPVQYSLITVISLFLIWKFTYVHKYLLADNRHYTFYVWRKVFQRHELVKYVLVPVYLFAGWSFADMLKSKSIFWILLYFVCLLAATVPQKLLEFRYFILPFLIYRLNIPFPSLYRQLLELAFYIVVNAVTFYLFLNRTFQWPNSDEIQRFMW, encoded by the exons ATGGAGCGCGCCGAGTCGTACGGGTTCTGGGCCGCCATGAGCGGCGCGTTCCTGCTGTCGTGCCTGCTGTTCGCGGGCGTCAGCCGCAGCCAGCGCGGGCCCTACATGGACGAGGCCTTCCACGTGCCGCAGGCGCAGGCCTACTGCCGCGGCCGCTTCCTGCAG TGGGACCCCATGATCACCACGCTGCCAGGGCTCTATCTGGCCTCCGTGGGGGTCGTGAAACCGGCCGCCTGGCTCTTTGGCTGGACAGGAAGTGTGGTGTGCTCTACGGGGATGCTCCGGTTTATTAACCtgcttttcagtgctggaaactTCTATTTATTATATTTGCTTCTGTTCAAGATCCATCAGAAGAATAAG GCTCTGTCTGGTTTCCAGAGAATCTTGTCTGCATTAACACTTACAATGTTCCCcaccctttatttttttacgTTCCTTTATTATACGGACCCAGGAGCAGTATTTTTTACTCTGTTTGCCTATTTAATGTGCCTTTATGGTAACCATAAAACTTCAGCTCTCCTTGGATTTTGTGGCTTCATGTTTCGTCAGACGAATATTGTGTGGACAGTTTTTTGTGCTGGAAATGTTGTTGCAGAGAAGCTCAATGAAGCCTGGAAGACAAAgttacagaagaagaaagatgaaaagattTCTGCCAGGAAGGGGCCATTTTCAGATTTCATCAGAATATTGCAGTTCCTTATTGAATATCTCATATCACCTAAAAACTTAGTTACTCTTAGTGCTTTAACTTGGCCATACATCATATTAGTAGCTGTgttctttggttttgtcttcATCAATGGTGGAATAGTTGTTGGTGACAGAAGTAGCCATGAAGCCTGTTTGCACTTTCCTCAGCTATTCTATTTTCTGTCCtttactgtctttttttcattccctcATTTATTGACCGCTACTAAAATCAGGAAATTCCTTCTGTCATTGCGAAAGCACCCTGTGCAGTATAGCTTAATCACTGTCATCTCTTTATTCCTGATCTGGAAATTTACCTATGTTCATAAGTATTTACTAGCGGAtaacagacattatacattCTATGTCTGGAGAAAAGTCTTCCAAAGACATGAGCTTGTAAAATATGTATTAGTTCCAGTCTATCTATTCGCTGGCTGGAGTTTTGCTGATATGCTAAAATCAAAATCGATATTCTGGATCTTACTGTATTTTGTATGTTTATTAGCAGCCACAGTTCCTCAAAAACTGCTAGAGTTTCGTTACTTTATTTTGCCATTCTTAATATATAGGCTCAATATTCCATTTCCATCTCTATATAGACAACTTCTGGAGCTGGCTTTTTATATTGTTGTGAATGCAGtaactttttatctttttctaaaCAGAACATTCCAATGGCCAAATAGTGATGAAATCCAGAGGTTTATGTggtga